The Acetivibrio saccincola genome window below encodes:
- a CDS encoding S-layer homology domain-containing protein produces MCCFENPDRTNMFEEVRELFDYGFTQNTVELQKSFYDIRFRWSRVQIDSFLQKGYIRGYEDGSFRPCNEATKEEFISLLMKIKGIEPYEQQEYWSKGYIDEAVKRGFIDDSWHERRKETISRLESFLVLSKALDYDFDINMLSKENYLLVSKGENTFSNVSSGIPEDIIKLYNYGIISGYNGDLFLDKLSTREEMVAMINNYLNFKLGVQLSAH; encoded by the coding sequence ATGTGTTGTTTTGAAAATCCTGACAGGACAAATATGTTTGAGGAAGTAAGAGAGCTTTTTGACTACGGTTTTACACAAAACACAGTTGAACTTCAAAAAAGTTTTTATGATATAAGATTTAGATGGTCTAGGGTTCAAATAGACTCATTTTTACAAAAAGGGTATATCCGGGGGTACGAAGACGGTTCTTTCAGACCTTGTAATGAAGCTACAAAAGAGGAGTTTATAAGCCTTCTTATGAAAATAAAGGGAATTGAGCCTTATGAACAGCAGGAATACTGGTCTAAAGGATACATTGATGAAGCAGTAAAGAGAGGTTTTATTGATGATTCGTGGCATGAAAGAAGAAAGGAAACAATAAGCCGTTTAGAATCCTTTCTTGTACTTTCTAAAGCATTAGACTATGATTTTGACATAAACATGTTAAGTAAAGAAAATTATTTATTAGTGTCTAAAGGTGAAAACACTTTTTCTAATGTATCCAGTGGCATTCCGGAAGACATTATAAAATTATATAATTATGGAATAATCAGTGGTTATAATGGAGATTTATTTCTAGACAAGCTTTCAACAAGGGAAGAGATGGTGGCAATGATTAATAATTATTTAAATTTTAAACTGGGAGTTCAATTAAGTGCTCACTGA